The following are encoded together in the Clostridium sp. BJN0013 genome:
- a CDS encoding helix-turn-helix domain-containing protein gives MKRLSLLRKKHDMSQSELAEKLGVTQQTISKYENGSREPDTETLKLLSSIFDVSIDYLLGNTNIKNTTDSADKIAESINDDPELAQFWDSLKDREDLKLLFKQTRDMSPNDIKKIIRIIKAIEDEEDRNDG, from the coding sequence ATGAAGCGCTTATCACTATTAAGAAAAAAACATGATATGAGCCAATCTGAATTGGCTGAAAAACTTGGAGTAACTCAGCAAACCATAAGCAAATATGAAAATGGTAGCCGGGAACCAGATACTGAAACATTAAAATTGTTATCATCTATTTTTGATGTTTCAATAGATTATCTTCTAGGAAATACTAATATTAAGAATACAACCGACTCCGCCGATAAAATAGCTGAATCCATAAATGATGATCCGGAATTAGCGCAGTTTTGGGATTCACTAAAAGATAGAGAAGATTTAAAATTACTATTTAAGCAAACTAGAGATATGTCTCCTAATGATATTAAAAAAATTATTCGGATTATAAAAGCAATCGAAGATGAGGAAGACAGAAATGATGGATAA
- a CDS encoding helix-turn-helix transcriptional regulator — translation MKRQNLIDARGNKSQLNVSKILGISQKYLSKIELGQRTPSAPLLAKISYYYQQPLEALFPDIFLNKNTPKRRINNQKQII, via the coding sequence ATGAAAAGGCAAAATTTAATAGATGCACGAGGGAATAAAAGTCAATTAAATGTTTCAAAAATATTAGGTATTTCACAAAAATATTTAAGTAAAATAGAATTGGGTCAGAGAACACCAAGCGCACCACTTTTAGCAAAAATTTCATATTATTATCAACAACCGTTAGAAGCGTTGTTCCCAGATATTTTTTTAAATAAAAATACGCCAAAACGTCGTATAAATAATCAAAAACAGATCATTTAA
- a CDS encoding type I restriction endonuclease has translation MEIKEKIQALSDRAETLVNQIKTEEATKQSLILPFFQMLGYDVFNPLEFCPEFDADYGVKKGEKVDYAILINGTPTILIEAKECNDNLDKHGSQLFRYYTTSSAKFGVLTNGIKYRFFTDLDEPNKMDEKPFFEIDLFDLKDSSIKYLEGFSKDELDVDAIVNSASELKYTSLIKDFFKKQMEKPSEDFANYILGEIYEGRRTSSIIEKFIPIVKKSLNQFINETMSNKFRETLKGTDSEVNNTSKEEIAVTDDIVEDKHEILTTVEELEAYAIIKSILRNTIDLSHITYKDTESYFGVLFDGNTRKWICRLSLNVKKILTLPNEDKTHTKYELNSLDDLYSYSDRLIEVLNRYID, from the coding sequence ATGGAAATCAAAGAAAAAATACAAGCGCTATCAGATAGAGCCGAAACGCTGGTAAATCAAATAAAAACAGAGGAGGCAACTAAACAATCATTAATATTACCATTTTTCCAAATGTTAGGGTATGATGTATTTAACCCACTTGAATTTTGTCCTGAATTTGATGCTGATTATGGAGTAAAAAAAGGCGAAAAGGTTGATTATGCTATTCTTATAAATGGTACCCCTACAATTCTTATAGAAGCAAAAGAATGCAATGATAACCTCGATAAACATGGATCACAACTTTTTAGATATTACACTACATCATCAGCAAAATTTGGAGTATTGACAAATGGAATAAAATATAGATTTTTCACTGATTTAGATGAACCAAATAAAATGGATGAGAAACCGTTTTTTGAAATTGATTTATTTGATTTAAAAGATAGTTCTATTAAATACTTAGAAGGCTTTTCAAAAGATGAGTTGGATGTGGATGCAATTGTTAACTCAGCATCAGAATTAAAATATACAAGTCTTATAAAAGATTTTTTTAAAAAACAAATGGAAAAACCATCTGAAGATTTTGCTAATTATATATTAGGTGAAATTTACGAAGGCAGAAGAACTTCCTCCATCATAGAAAAATTTATTCCAATAGTTAAAAAATCGCTTAATCAATTTATAAATGAAACCATGAGCAATAAATTCAGAGAAACATTAAAAGGAACAGATTCAGAAGTTAATAATACATCAAAAGAAGAAATTGCTGTTACAGATGATATTGTTGAAGATAAACACGAAATTCTGACTACAGTTGAAGAACTTGAAGCATACGCAATAATAAAATCAATTCTTAGAAATACTATCGATTTATCACATATTACATATAAAGATACTGAATCATATTTTGGAGTCTTATTTGATGGTAATACAAGAAAGTGGATCTGCAGGTTATCTCTTAACGTAAAAAAAATACTGACATTACCTAATGAAGATAAAACTCATACAAAATACGAATTAAATTCTTTAGATGATTTATACTCATATTCAGATAGATTGATTGAAGTATTAAATAGATATATTGATTAA